The following DNA comes from Synergistaceae bacterium.
ATGTCTGCCGGAGTACCTTCAATGTGCGATAAAATGTAAGGTGTATTCAATTCTGCAAGAGTCTTTAACATGTTATCATCAATAGTGAAGCCGCTTATGTCGTTTATTATGTCAGCACCTTCATTGACGGCGATTTTTGCTGTACTTGCTTTGTACGTGTCAATTGAGATTATTGCGTCGGGAAATTCTTTGCGCAAAATTTTTAGTGCAGGGATTAAACGCGAAATTTCTTCATCATGAGTAACCGGCAAAGCTCCCGGACGTGTTGACTCTGCTCCTAAGTCGAGAATGTCTGCGCCTTCTGACAAAAATTTTTGAGCTTGATTTATGATTTCTGACTCGTTTATTCTGCTTGCGTCATAAAATGAGTCGGGAGTCAAATTTATTATTGCCATTAATTTTGTGTCATGATTGAGAATTAATTTGCGCTGGCCGGATAAATTTATTTGCCATTCTTGAACGTTTAAATTTGTGAAGGCTCGTGAAAGTTTTTCGCGCAGTTCTTGAAGTCCCCAACAGTCCATAGAATTTAATTTTTGCAGCAAACTTTTTATTTGTGAGCATGTACCCATTATAAGCACGTCGCTTTTGTCGGTTTTGCAGTCGATAACGTGTTTAGTTACGATTGTGTCTCCGCCCCGCGATAAAGACTCTTGTTTGAGGAATGCCGCCGCCCTGAAGTCTATATTTTCTGCGAAGAAGTGAAAAATTTTGCTCTTAGGGGTTAAGTAAGCTAAT
Coding sequences within:
- the folP gene encoding dihydropteroate synthase, which codes for MDCWGLQELREKLSRAFTNLNVQEWQINLSGQRKLILNHDTKLMAIINLTPDSFYDASRINESEIINQAQKFLSEGADILDLGAESTRPGALPVTHDEEISRLIPALKILRKEFPDAIISIDTYKASTAKIAVNEGADIINDISGFTIDDNMLKTLAELNTPYILSHIEGTPADMKNYEGRENVLDDLINYFDAKINVLKDSGFNGNIILDPGLGFAKSSGDNLTIIKHIESLKIFGLPILAGHSRKRFTGGNLAGTLAVTSLLAGRVSLLRVHDVKANNEALLIAKGVNDSRF